The Vicia villosa cultivar HV-30 ecotype Madison, WI linkage group LG1, Vvil1.0, whole genome shotgun sequence genome includes a region encoding these proteins:
- the LOC131628033 gene encoding protein SUPPRESSOR OF MAX2 1 — MRAGLSTIQQTLTPEAASVLNHSIAEAGRRNHGQTTPLHVAATLLASPSGYLRQACIKSHPNSSHPLQCRALELCFSVALERLPTSQNSAPAAAMEPPISNALMAALKRAQAHQRRGYPEQQQQPLLAVKVELEQLIISILDDPSVSRVMREASFSSPAVKATIEQSINSVPPPAVNSSPMGLGFRPGMITPGVVPTVPTRNLYMNPRLQQQGSVAQLGTQRGDEVKGVVDILMKTKKRNPVLVGESEPEVVIREVLKKIENKELGEGAFSNAHVMHLEKELPSDRAQIPGRIKELGDLIESRLGNPGCGGVFINLGDLKWLVEQPVGFGLGNMQQPALAEAGRAAVAEMGQLVAKFGEGGAGKLWLLGTATCETYLRCQVYHPSMENDWDLQAVPITTRSPRPGMFPRLGTNGILGTTLESLSPLKTFPATTITPLRRASENVDPAAASICCPQCAQNCEQEVSEMLKETERSDTELTSDATRPPLPLWLQNARPNNDNAKVMDQAQSNGQEVNVKKKTQEIQKKWNDSCLNLHPKFHQQNVSTERIAPVPFSMTNLYNMNLMARQFQPKVLPNKNLGCSLQLSSNPVPIQQSERTASPRRSTVTTELVLGQTKPSETIPKETPKERINDFLSSLSSESQDKFDELQSKKLFDTDSFKRLLKSLTEKVWWQQDAASAIATTVTQCKLGNGKRRSKGDTWLLFTGPDRIGKKKMAATLSELVSGSNPIVISLSQRRGNGDSDVHHIRGKTVLDRIVETIRRNPHSVIMLEDIDEADTVLRGNIKRAMEQGRLPDSHGREISFGNVMFILTSSWLPEDLGYLSNGTPLDEEKLANLASGSWQLRLSVTKKVSKRKPSWLSNEDRSLKPRKELNLGLSFDLNETADVEEDRADGSHNSSDFTVDHEDNNHDRGSPSKPRDFLDSVDDAIVFKPLNFDLIRRNFSATIAKRFSTVIGNRISIEVQEDALDKITSGVWLGQTTIDEWMEKVLVPSFHQLNKNFSSTYHDDHESSLLVRLEDDGYSDHRSSQELLPASVRVVSVSE, encoded by the exons ATGAGAGCTGGGTTAAGTACAATCCAACAAACCCTAACGCCGGAGGCGGCTAGTGTTTTGAATCATTCAATCGCGGAGGCCGGCCGGCGTAACCACGGCCAGACTACGCCGCTTCATGTGGCGGCGACGCTGTTAGCTTCACCGTCTGGTTACCTACGGCAAGCGTGTATAAAATCGCATCCGAATTCGTCTCATCCTCTTCAGTGTAGAGCTTTGGAATTATGTTTCAGCGTTGCGTTGGAGCGGTTACCGACGTCGCAGAACTCGGCTCCGGCGGCGGCGATGGAACCGCCGATTTCGAATGCTTTGATGGCGGCGTTGAAACGCGCTCAGGCGCATCAACGGCGGGGTTATCCGGAACAGCAGCAACAACCGCTTCTCGCGGTTAAGGTTGAGTTGGAGCAGCTTATTATATCGATTCTTGATGATCCGAGTGTGAGTAGGGTGATGAGAGAAGCTAGTTTTTCTAGTCCGGCGGTTAAGGCGACAATTGAACAGTCGATTAATTCGGTTCCTCCTCCGGCGGTTAATTCGAGTCCGATGGGATTGGGGTTCCGGCCGGGGATGATTACTCCCGGAGTCGTGCCGACCGTGCCGACGAGGAATTTGTATATGAATCCTAGGCTGCAGCAACAGGGGAGTGTTGCGCAATTGGGGACACAGAGGGGTGATGAAGTTAAAGGAGTTGTGGATATATTGATGAAGACGAAGAAGAGGAATCCGGTTTTGGTGGGTGAATCGGAGCCTGAGGTTGTGATTAGAGAGGTTTTGAAGAAGATTGAGAATAAGGAATTGGGGGAGGGTGCTTTTAGTAATGCCCATGTTATGCATTTAGAGAAGGAGCTTCCTTCGGATAGAGCGCAGATACCGGGGAGGATTAAAGAGTTGGGGGATTTGATTGAATCGCGGTTGGGGAATCCCGGTTGCGGTGGTGTGTTTATCAATTTAGGTGATTTGAAATGGTTGGTAGAACAGCCTGTGGGATTTGGTTTGGGGAATATGCAGCAACCAGCTCTTGCAGAGGCTGGCCGTGCTGCGGTGGCGGAGATGGGACAATTGGTTGCCAAATTCGGGGAGGGTGGTGCTGGTAAGCTTTGGTTGTTGGGTACTGCTACTTGTGAGACTTACTTGAGATGTCAGGTTTATCATCCTTCCATGGAAAATGATTGGGATCTTCAAGCTGTCCCAATTACCACAAGATCACCTCGACCTGGAATGTTTCCGAG ACTTGGGACCAATGGAATTCTTGGTACCACGCTGGAGTCTTTGTCTCCATTAAAGACCTTCCCTGCTACAACAATCACTCCTCTGAGGCGCGCTTCAGAGAATGTAGATCCTGCAGCCGCATCAATTTGTTGCCCACAGTGTGCTCAGAACTGTGAGCAAGAAGTATCAGAAATGTTGAAAGAAACTGAGAGATCTGATACCGAGCTCACATCAGATGCTACGAGACCGCCCCTTCCACTTTGGTTACAGAATGCTAGACCGAACAATGATAATGCTAAAGTAATGGATCAGGCACAg AGCAATGGCCAAGAAGTGAATGTAAAGAAgaagactcaagaaatacaaaagAAATGGAACGATTCCTGCTTGAATTTACATCCTAAATTTCATCAGCAAAATGTGAGCACAGAGAGGATTGCTCCCGTGCCTTTTTCAATGACGAACCTATATAATATGAATTTGATGGCCCGCCAATTTCAACCCAAAGTACTTCCAAACAAAAATTTGGGATGCTCTCTTCAATTGAGCTCGAATCCAGTGCCTATCCAACAATCAGAACGGACGGCGAGCCCTAGGCGAAGTACAGTAACCACTGAGCTGGTTCTTGGGCAAACCAAGCCATCTGAGACCATTCCTAAAGAGACACCGAAAGAACGCATTAATGACTTTTTGAGTTCACTGTCTTCTGAGTCACAAGACAAGTTTGATGAATTACAGagcaaaaaattatttgatactgACTCTTTCAAGAGGCTACTCAAAAGTCTGACAGAGAAAGTGTGGTGGCAGCAGGATGCAGCATCTGCTATTGCCACCACTGTGACTCAGTGCAAATTAGGTAATGGTAAAAGACGGTCAAAGGGTGACACATGGTTATTATTCACAGGTCCCGACAGAATTGGCAAGAAGAAAATGGCAGCCACACTTTCTGAACTGGTATCAGGGTCAAACCCAATAGTAATCTCTCTTTCCCAACGGCGTGGGAATGGAGACTCTGATGTCCATCATATCCGTGGAAAAACAGTTCTTGATCGCATAGTAGAGACCATACGAAGGAACCCACATTCTGTCATCATGCTTGAGGACATCGATGAAGCAGACACTGTTCTTCGTGGGAACATCAAACGAGCCATGGAGCAAGGACGGTTGCCTGATTCTCATGGCCGTGAAATCAGTTTCGGCAATGTCATGTTTATTCTCACTTCAAGTTGGTTGCCCGAGGACCTTGGCTACCTGTCCAATGGCACTCCACTAGACGAAGAAAAGCTTGCAAATTTAGCAAGCGGAAGTTGGCAACTGCGGCTATCAGTGACCAAGAAGGTATCAAAACGCAAACCCAGTTGGTTATCCAATGAAGACAGGTCTTTGAAACCTAGAAAGGAACTTAACTTAGGTTTATCATTCGATCTTAACGAAACCGCGGATGTAGAAGAAGACAGAGCAGATGGATCACATAATTCCAGTGACTTCACGGTAGACCACGAAGACAACAATCATGATCGAGGGTCGCCTTCAAAACCCCGCGACTTTCTTGATTCCGTCGATGATGCCATTGTCTTCAAGCCATTGAATTTTGATCTCATTCGTCGTAATTTCTCTGCAACAATCGCGAAAAGATTCTCTACCGTGATTGGAAATAGGATCTCAATCGAAGTGCAAGAGGATGCTCTTGACAAGATCACAAGCGGAGTGTGGTTAGGCCAAACCACAATAGATGAATGGATGGAAAAAGTGTTGGTTCCTTCCTTCCACCAGTTGAACAAGAACTTCAGTTCAACCTACCATGATGATCATGAGTCTTCGCTGCTGGTTAGGCTTGAAGATGATGGCTACTCCGATCATCGAAGTTCACAAGAGTTGCTACCTGCTAGTGTGAGAGTCGTGTCGGTGTCGGAGTAG